One Desulfobulbus oligotrophicus DNA segment encodes these proteins:
- the guaB gene encoding IMP dehydrogenase, whose product MLQHSIPFALTFDDVLLVPGASEVLPSEVSLKTRLTDTIDLQAPLLSAAMDTVTEHQTAIAMAREGGIGIIHKNMSIEQQAREVERVKKSESGMIDDPITVTPHQSVAEVQQIMRTYRISGLPVIDGDKLVGIVTNRDLRFVSDDGLRVSDVMTSKKLVTAPVGIDLPHSKALLHEHRIEKLLIVDDDGRLKGLITIKDIEKIRQYPNAAKDTMGRLLAGAALGIGPDLLVRAEALVRAKVDVVVLDSAHGHSAGILEALRKLKSSFPSLSVIAGNIATGEAAEALIKAGANGVKVGVGPGSICTTRIVAGVGVPQLSALHDCVQAASKKGIPVIADGGIKFSGDICKAIGIGAHSVMVGSLFAGTDETPGETFLYQGRKYKGYRGMGSIGAMKDGSGDRYFQDQSSKLVPEGIEGKVPYRGPISEMVYQLLGGLRSGMGYTGAATIEELHQKAQFVQISTAGLRESHVHDVIITKEAPNYRTESL is encoded by the coding sequence ATGTTGCAACATTCCATTCCCTTTGCGCTCACCTTTGACGATGTTCTCCTTGTGCCGGGAGCCTCCGAGGTTTTACCATCGGAGGTGTCGCTCAAAACCCGTTTAACCGATACCATTGATTTGCAGGCTCCACTGCTCAGTGCAGCCATGGATACAGTGACCGAACACCAGACCGCCATTGCCATGGCCAGGGAAGGCGGCATCGGCATTATCCATAAGAACATGAGTATCGAACAACAGGCCAGGGAGGTTGAACGGGTCAAGAAATCAGAATCCGGTATGATCGATGACCCCATCACGGTTACTCCTCACCAAAGCGTTGCTGAAGTACAGCAGATCATGCGCACCTACCGTATTTCCGGCCTGCCGGTCATTGACGGTGACAAACTGGTGGGCATTGTCACCAACCGTGACCTTCGTTTTGTTTCAGATGACGGCCTCAGGGTCAGCGATGTGATGACCAGTAAAAAACTGGTCACCGCACCAGTGGGCATAGATCTGCCGCACAGCAAGGCCCTGCTCCATGAGCACCGTATTGAAAAACTGCTGATCGTTGATGATGACGGCCGGCTCAAAGGGCTGATCACCATTAAAGATATTGAAAAGATCAGACAGTATCCCAATGCCGCCAAAGACACCATGGGCCGTCTGCTGGCCGGTGCCGCCCTCGGCATCGGGCCGGATCTGCTCGTGCGGGCCGAGGCGCTGGTCAGGGCCAAGGTGGATGTGGTTGTGCTCGACTCGGCGCACGGTCATTCTGCCGGTATTCTTGAGGCACTTCGCAAACTGAAGTCGAGTTTTCCTTCCCTGTCGGTGATCGCCGGCAACATTGCCACCGGCGAGGCGGCCGAAGCGCTGATCAAGGCCGGTGCCAACGGTGTCAAGGTCGGTGTCGGGCCGGGATCAATCTGCACCACCCGCATCGTGGCCGGTGTCGGTGTGCCGCAGCTCAGTGCCTTGCACGACTGTGTGCAGGCTGCCTCCAAAAAGGGCATTCCGGTGATAGCAGACGGTGGTATCAAGTTTTCCGGTGATATCTGCAAGGCCATTGGTATAGGTGCCCACTCGGTCATGGTCGGCTCGCTCTTTGCCGGTACGGACGAAACCCCGGGCGAGACGTTTCTGTATCAGGGGCGTAAGTACAAGGGGTACCGGGGCATGGGTTCGATCGGTGCCATGAAAGATGGTTCCGGTGACCGGTATTTCCAGGATCAGAGCAGCAAGCTGGTGCCGGAGGGTATTGAGGGCAAGGTGCCGTACCGTGGGCCGATTTCAGAGATGGTCTATCAGTTGCTCGGTGGTTTGCGCTCCGGCATGGGCTATACCGGTGCAGCCACCATTGAGGAGCTGCATCAGAAAGCCCAATTTGTCCAGATCTCCACCGCTGGACTACGCGAATCACACGTGCACGATGTTATCATCACCAAAGAAGCACCCAACTATCGAACTGAAAGTCTCTAA
- a CDS encoding L-threonylcarbamoyladenylate synthase produces the protein MAKIVSINPSNPQPRLIAQAVEILQQGGVICYPTDTMYGIGCDIFNQKAVKRVYQIKRRPKNKPFTFMCASLTNISHYGHVGNTAYRLMRKNLPGPYTFVLSGTKLVPKIMLTKQKTVGIRVPDHPVCLAIIEALENPLLNTSATIEDEEQSITNSYDVDELFGKQVDLIIDSGEIVPQPSTVISLLTDQPEILRVGKGDTEPFL, from the coding sequence ATGGCTAAGATCGTATCAATAAATCCGTCCAACCCTCAGCCGCGCCTCATTGCGCAGGCGGTTGAAATCCTGCAGCAGGGCGGTGTCATCTGCTATCCGACCGATACCATGTACGGCATCGGCTGCGACATCTTTAATCAGAAGGCTGTCAAGCGTGTGTATCAGATAAAAAGACGCCCGAAAAATAAACCCTTTACCTTTATGTGTGCCTCACTGACAAACATCAGCCACTATGGCCATGTGGGGAACACCGCCTATCGGCTGATGCGGAAAAATCTGCCGGGCCCGTACACCTTTGTTCTGTCCGGTACCAAACTCGTGCCAAAGATCATGTTAACCAAGCAGAAGACCGTGGGTATCCGTGTGCCTGACCACCCGGTCTGCCTGGCCATCATCGAGGCCCTGGAAAACCCCTTACTCAACACCAGTGCAACCATTGAGGACGAAGAACAGTCCATCACCAACAGCTACGATGTTGATGAACTCTTCGGCAAACAGGTTGATCTCATCATCGACAGTGGTGAAATTGTTCCACAGCCCTCCACAGTGATCTCTCTGCTGACCGACCAGCCGGAGATCCTGCGTGTCGGCAAGGGTGACACCGAACCCTTCCTCTGA
- a CDS encoding HU family DNA-binding protein: MLKRELINQVSEQLGDYYKQDITQAVEIILEEISQALTEGRRVEIRGFGSFSVRTRKPRTTKNPKTGKMMDIPARKTLHFTMSKSLKEMLIDEAE, from the coding sequence ATGCTTAAGCGTGAATTAATTAACCAGGTTTCCGAGCAACTCGGCGACTATTATAAACAAGACATTACACAGGCGGTTGAAATAATACTTGAGGAAATATCCCAGGCATTGACAGAGGGACGGCGTGTTGAAATCAGAGGGTTTGGAAGTTTTTCGGTGCGCACTCGTAAACCACGCACCACTAAAAATCCGAAAACCGGCAAGATGATGGATATTCCAGCGCGCAAGACGCTGCATTTCACCATGAGTAAGTCGTTGAAGGAAATGTTGATCGACGAAGCTGAATAA
- a CDS encoding 30S ribosomal protein S1 — protein sequence MTKNGTQPAFAADDTNFDEEISFAELFEQGDNSTVINVGEVAIGTVVGLTSDAALIDVGDKAESYIPLSEFRHEDPDCVVSIGDQFEVFIEKRKDEGGLLLSREKAIAIKVWEQIAEIQEEDGTIEGRIDNRVKGGMSVDIGVPAFLPYSQIDLRPVKDLDALIGETFEFKILKFNRKRNNVVISRRAILESQRVALREQMRNTLEEGQIIRGAITNITDYGLFIDLGGMDGLCHITDLSWGRVSHPSKLYNVGEEIEVKILKYDKDSDRVSLGVKQLKTDPWERVPEQYAPGSRVMGKVVSITDYGVFVELEEGVEGLVHISEMSWSKKPRHPSKIVGVGDEIEVQVLKVEAETKRISLGMKQLQPNPWDVVEESYPVGSVIEGKIKNITDFGIFIGIEEGIDGLIHVSDLSWTERIKHPSEKYAKGETIHAVVLKIDKENERFSLGIKQLEPDPWQAAASNYPIGSTVEGTITNVTDFGVFVQLEEGIEGLVHVSEISKDKVKTPVGMFNINDILKAMVINVSADDRKIGLSVKALQEKEDNQGAVPEEYLQKSQSAAPSTFGDLLKAAANEESNK from the coding sequence ATGACAAAAAACGGAACTCAACCCGCTTTTGCGGCAGATGACACGAACTTTGATGAGGAAATCAGTTTTGCGGAATTGTTTGAACAGGGAGACAACAGCACCGTTATCAATGTCGGTGAGGTTGCCATCGGTACCGTTGTCGGCTTGACGAGCGATGCCGCGCTGATCGATGTCGGCGATAAGGCGGAAAGCTACATTCCTCTTTCTGAATTTCGTCATGAAGACCCTGACTGCGTGGTCAGCATCGGCGACCAGTTTGAAGTCTTCATCGAAAAACGGAAGGATGAGGGCGGTCTGCTCCTCTCCCGCGAAAAAGCTATTGCCATCAAAGTTTGGGAACAGATTGCCGAAATTCAGGAAGAAGACGGGACAATTGAGGGCCGTATCGATAACCGGGTTAAGGGCGGTATGTCTGTTGATATCGGTGTGCCGGCCTTTCTTCCGTATTCGCAGATCGATCTGCGGCCGGTTAAGGATCTGGATGCCCTTATTGGTGAGACCTTTGAGTTTAAGATCCTCAAGTTCAACCGCAAGCGCAACAACGTTGTGATCAGCCGTCGGGCCATTCTTGAAAGTCAGCGTGTCGCCCTGCGCGAGCAGATGCGCAACACCCTGGAAGAGGGGCAGATCATTCGCGGCGCCATCACCAATATCACGGACTACGGTCTGTTCATTGACCTTGGCGGTATGGACGGCCTCTGCCACATCACCGATCTCTCCTGGGGACGGGTTTCGCATCCCTCCAAGCTGTATAACGTCGGTGAGGAGATCGAGGTTAAAATTCTCAAGTACGACAAAGATTCCGACCGGGTTTCCCTGGGTGTCAAGCAACTGAAAACCGATCCCTGGGAGCGTGTTCCCGAACAGTATGCCCCCGGATCAAGGGTTATGGGTAAGGTCGTTTCCATCACGGATTACGGTGTGTTCGTTGAGCTGGAAGAGGGTGTGGAAGGTCTGGTGCATATCTCGGAGATGAGCTGGTCGAAAAAACCACGGCATCCTTCCAAAATCGTCGGTGTCGGCGATGAGATCGAAGTGCAGGTGCTCAAGGTCGAGGCTGAGACCAAGCGTATTTCCCTCGGCATGAAACAGCTGCAGCCCAACCCGTGGGATGTGGTTGAGGAGAGCTATCCTGTCGGCTCCGTTATCGAGGGGAAAATCAAAAATATCACTGACTTTGGTATTTTCATCGGCATTGAGGAAGGTATTGACGGCCTGATCCACGTGTCCGACCTGTCCTGGACCGAACGGATCAAGCATCCGTCCGAAAAGTACGCCAAGGGTGAAACCATCCACGCGGTGGTCCTTAAGATTGACAAGGAAAACGAACGATTCTCTCTTGGTATCAAGCAGCTGGAGCCAGATCCATGGCAGGCGGCGGCAAGCAACTATCCCATCGGCTCAACTGTCGAGGGCACCATTACCAACGTAACCGACTTCGGTGTCTTTGTGCAGCTGGAAGAGGGCATTGAGGGGTTGGTGCATGTGTCTGAGATCTCAAAAGACAAGGTCAAGACGCCGGTGGGCATGTTCAACATCAATGATATATTGAAGGCCATGGTCATCAATGTCTCTGCAGACGACCGCAAGATCGGACTCTCTGTAAAGGCCCTGCAGGAGAAGGAAGACAATCAGGGTGCTGTTCCTGAAGAGTACCTGCAGAAGTCACAAAGTGCTGCACCATCAACTTTTGGTGACTTGCTGAAGGCGGCTGCCAACGAAGAATCCAATAAATAA
- a CDS encoding zinc ribbon domain-containing protein codes for MLTHCPNCRQALSFTSEQVARLEQALAQLTPGKQLALKCPHCRGTINLDAAGTVPSAAGAAPSPPSAVGRVQPPPPPNLDWLAAGLFDTEEKVEDIPMALVLHQHDGQRQQIGEALEAVGYQVFMVETVADAIERMRFVNFACVVFDIELEGPLEQSVFHRHMCRLSMDRRRYIYYILIGKTLHTLYNLQALAYSANLTVNTADLRHFDVILRKAIPMYEELFGPVLEELSVYGKQ; via the coding sequence ATGCTGACCCATTGTCCGAACTGCCGGCAGGCACTTTCCTTTACCAGTGAGCAGGTAGCCCGTCTGGAGCAGGCCCTGGCTCAACTGACACCCGGGAAACAGCTGGCTTTGAAATGTCCTCACTGCCGGGGTACCATCAATCTGGATGCGGCCGGAACTGTACCATCTGCGGCTGGAGCTGCACCATCGCCACCATCGGCCGTCGGCCGCGTGCAGCCGCCGCCACCACCAAATCTGGACTGGCTTGCCGCCGGCCTCTTTGACACTGAGGAGAAGGTGGAAGATATCCCCATGGCGCTTGTGCTGCATCAGCATGATGGGCAGCGGCAGCAGATCGGTGAGGCGCTGGAAGCTGTGGGGTATCAGGTGTTCATGGTGGAAACGGTTGCCGATGCCATTGAGCGGATGCGTTTTGTCAACTTTGCCTGTGTTGTCTTTGATATTGAGCTTGAGGGCCCTCTTGAACAGTCGGTGTTTCACAGGCACATGTGCCGGCTGTCCATGGATCGCCGACGCTACATCTACTATATTCTCATCGGCAAGACACTCCACACCCTGTACAACCTGCAGGCCCTGGCCTACAGTGCCAATCTCACCGTCAATACGGCGGATCTTCGTCATTTCGATGTTATTTTGCGCAAGGCAATCCCCATGTACGAGGAGTTGTTCGGCCCTGTGCTCGAGGAGTTGAGCGTCTACGGCAAACAGTAA
- a CDS encoding type IV pilus twitching motility protein PilT, translating to MKQQEINYWITAMLNRHARVSDLNITVGKSLQVESDGVLVPVDVTPPVTELTPFQSEVFALNLIGGNRRLLRDLVTKGSCDLSYSLDDKVRFRVNIFSQKGCYSSVLRKLETKIPSIQAFNFPDAFGKMAREVNGLILFTGATGTGKTTSMAAILNKINEERPVHIVTLEDPIEYIHPHKKATFNQREMGDDFDTFANGLRAALRQAPKVILVGEIRDRETLEIALTASETGHVVFSTLHTIDAGQTINRILGMFETDEQPQIRNRLADAIRWVVSQRLLPRISGGRVAALEILCTSLRIKDLIINGETEEKTFYNVIRDGSTKDMRTFDQHLLELFETGLITEESAILYASHRSEIKRGMDTVKAARGERTSDIDNLRMEEEEVDPYQRW from the coding sequence ATGAAGCAACAGGAGATTAACTATTGGATTACCGCCATGCTCAACAGGCATGCGCGGGTGTCTGATCTGAACATCACTGTCGGCAAATCTCTTCAGGTGGAAAGTGACGGTGTGCTTGTCCCGGTGGATGTCACCCCGCCGGTCACAGAGCTGACGCCATTTCAATCTGAAGTTTTTGCGCTCAACCTCATCGGCGGTAATCGCCGGCTGCTCCGGGATCTGGTCACCAAAGGCTCCTGCGACCTCTCCTATTCCCTGGATGACAAGGTCCGTTTCCGGGTCAATATCTTTTCTCAGAAAGGATGTTATTCCTCGGTTTTACGAAAACTGGAAACAAAAATCCCGTCAATTCAGGCCTTTAATTTTCCTGATGCCTTTGGCAAGATGGCCCGGGAGGTAAACGGACTGATCCTGTTCACCGGTGCCACCGGCACGGGAAAGACAACATCCATGGCCGCAATTCTTAATAAGATCAATGAAGAACGGCCGGTGCATATCGTTACCCTGGAAGATCCGATTGAGTATATCCACCCGCACAAGAAGGCCACCTTTAACCAGCGGGAGATGGGTGACGACTTCGACACCTTTGCCAACGGCCTCCGGGCGGCTCTGCGTCAGGCTCCCAAGGTCATCCTGGTTGGTGAGATCCGGGACCGGGAGACCCTGGAGATTGCTCTGACAGCCTCGGAAACCGGGCATGTGGTGTTTTCCACCCTGCATACCATTGATGCCGGTCAGACCATCAACCGTATCCTGGGCATGTTTGAGACCGATGAACAGCCGCAGATCCGCAATCGGCTGGCCGATGCCATCCGCTGGGTTGTCAGCCAGCGGCTTTTACCGCGTATCAGCGGTGGACGGGTCGCAGCACTGGAGATTCTCTGCACCAGTCTGCGTATCAAAGACCTGATCATCAACGGTGAAACCGAGGAGAAGACATTTTACAATGTCATCCGGGATGGTTCCACCAAAGATATGCGCACCTTTGACCAGCACCTGCTCGAGTTGTTTGAAACCGGACTCATCACCGAAGAGTCCGCGATCCTCTACGCCTCTCACCGCAGTGAAATTAAACGGGGCATGGACACGGTGAAGGCTGCACGCGGTGAGCGTACCTCAGATATCGATAACCTGCGCATGGAGGAGGAAGAGGTCGATCCTTACCAGCGGTGGTGA